Proteins from a single region of Bombus vancouverensis nearcticus chromosome 5, iyBomVanc1_principal, whole genome shotgun sequence:
- the LOC117158382 gene encoding phospholipase A1-like, whose product MSVTINVSSSKFYPTLFSILVYANPLFRTEGDGYLTLFRVHVAPLPHYHGLDTYLNATNFTLYTRENPTNGDIIKLNDIESVQNSHWNASKQTIIITHGWIQGGLACEIVRDAFLEVRDCNVIIFDWSEISDYINYYEVIQFVPHVARYLASFVNFMRIEAGLRTTNLKIIGHSLGAQIAGLSAREVGKSSRVAEVIALDPAMPMFQEKQPGERIDESDAENVQVLHTCAGNLGMNISIGTSDFYASDGKHQPGCGVDMFGFCAHLRSYRFFAESIKNPKGFLGTRADGATAYMGGSTLDPNAKGTYYFKVNSQYPYARDG is encoded by the exons ATGTCAGTCACGATAAATGTATCATCGTCAAAAT TTTATCCTACGCtcttttcgatattggtatatgCAAATCCACTATTTAGAACAGAGGGAGATGGATACTTAACCCTCTTTCGCGTCCACGTAGCCCCACTGCCTCATTACCACGGTTTAGACACCTACTTGAACGCGACCAATTTTACGCTATACACAAG AGAGAATCCCACAAATGGAGACATCATAAAACTAAATGACATAGAGTCCGTCCAGAACAGTCATTGGAACGCAAGCAAGCAAACAATTATAATCACTCATGGTTGGATACAAGGCGGTTTAGCTTGTGAAATCGTACGCGATG CTTTCCTTGAGGTCCGAGACTGCAACGTTATTATTTTCGATTGGAGTGAAATATCAGACTACATAAATTATTACGAAGTCATACAGTTCGTACCGCACGTTGCCAGGTATTTAGCTAGTTTCGTAAACTTTATGCGAATTGAGGCTGGTTTGCGAACGACCAACTTGAAAATTATTGGACACTCTCTCGGTGCTCAAATCGCGGGCTTGAGCGCGCGGGAGGTAGGAAAATCGAGCCGAGTGGCGGAAGTTATCG CACTCGATCCTGCCATGCCAATGTTTCAAGAAAAACAACCTGGTGAAAGAATTGATGAATCGGACGCGGAAAATGTGCAAGTTCTTCACACATGTGCCGGAAATTTAGGTATGAATATCTCGATTGGTACTTCAGACTTCTATGCGAGTGATGGAAAACATCAACCAGGATGCGGCGTTGACATGTTTG GATTTTGCGCACACTTGCGTAGCTACAGATTCTTCGCTGAATCAATTAAGAATCCGAAAGGTTTTCTCGGCACACGTGCAGATGGTGCAACAGCGTACATGGGCGGTTCTACCCTCGATCCAAA TGCTAAAGGAACCTACTACTTCAAAGTTAACAGTCAGTATCCTTATGCCCGTGATGGATAA